One Megalobrama amblycephala isolate DHTTF-2021 linkage group LG15, ASM1881202v1, whole genome shotgun sequence genomic window, cacaCCACATCattttggtcacagcgccacctattggttaAAAGTAAGAAACCATTAAATCAGATTATTAGTGATTAGTCATTTTGCATAAAATTATCTTAAAGGAGCTGTATGTAGGATTGTGGCCTAAACTGGTACTGCAATCACTATAAAAATACTGTAGAGCGGTGTATCCCCTCCCCCTACCCCCTGACTTGAGGTTGCCAGATGAGCTGCAGGATTCAGCAGAAACGTAGGCTGCTTCAATGAGCTTCCAATGGCAAGTGACGAACAGACGTACacagtaaatttttttttctgttaattctGTTTATGCTTCATGAGAGATATTTTGATAAgtaattatgtatttaaaaaatgtactaaTTGTCATTAGTTAAATATAATCGTAAAGATTTATGCTCGTATGTGACAGTATAATCGTAAAGATTTATGCTCGTACGTGACAGACAGAACGGTAACTGTTAGTCTAACTTGTAACGTTATTTATCTGTCATTAATGTAAGTACAAGCACAAGCCTATGTCACTATGTGTAACCAATATCAAAGATACAGCTATTCATTTAGCTGATGTTATAAGTGAAAGTGGCCACTGGCCAGCTGTATTTTTTTACTTACCCTGCAGCACACGTCCATAACGCTAAAATATGTGATGTGAAAGATTACATGACATTCTATTATTTATCCCAGGGTTGTTTTCAGTTCCATCAGAAAATATTGTTAGAGTAACTAAATTACATTAGCAATGGTCATACAGGTCAACTTGCAGCATGTGTAACTTAGTCCACGATATACGTGAAGAACAAATGACGAATCATTTTTACTGAGGTAACATTAGGCTACTGTCTCAATTACGTTTCAAATTGCCATAATGGGCGTGCTACTGTTGTTTTCCTCAGCGTCTCAGCATAATGACAGAGCATACGTCCATGTGAGCTAACGTTATGTTACTTTGCACAAACATGCATAACTTTGTTCGActgtcatgaatatatgaaatgtcCATTGACATCAAGTACAAGTTAGCCAAGCATAGATGAATCTTACCTGTCCAGGAGAAAATTAGCAATGTTGGCGTCTGTGTTCAAATTCTTCTCCATTTTCAGCCGTCTCCATCTTTCAAAAGCATCTCCAATACAAATTCTGGTTTTATTTCGGACTTTGTCACGACGAATTTCTGAATTATAACGAGGTCTTTTTGATTTAGTAACATTAGACATTTTTATCCGACTGGAGTTAGGGTAGGTTACAGCAAAGCTGGCAACACGGATCCCGAAACACTACTGACTTCGTGATTGGTAGATAGGTGGAGGAAGGCGCGTCAGGCCAAAACACAAAATTACAACATCAACATCAGTTGAGGGCTGCAAGTCcactttttaaatgacaatatcCTGGCCGGACTACTTTTGTCAGTGATATAAGTATTTgaaatgaacatgatttcttaatGTCTAGTGACACATCAGGGCCATTTTATGATTAATTGAAATAGATTTCTTACATACAGCTCCTTTAATATGTTTGTAGTTGCTTATTGTTGCAGTTAGTCTGATGCTCTCAGCCATGAGTTGTCATGCCCTCTTTGTGTTTGGCcccttaattgctgcttgcagctatatttagtgttgcaatcatttaaataataacttTACATATGCGCTTGAGTGTTGTTTTCTTTAGAGATGGCGAGATCCTTGTGTGGTTCTACAAGAAAAAGATTCAGGGCTTTTCTTTTtgcttatttattatttcaaattgtTAACTTTTGTTATTTCTTAATACCtgaatgtactgtaaaatatatatatatatatatatatatatatatatatatatatatatatatttttttttttttttttttttttttttttttttggacagaTTCCCAGAAGTTTATACAGTCAGAGAGGAAGGATGCCCAAAATAGTCGAAATGGTGATCTTTATTCTACACTTTTAGTGAATGGTAAGTGAATCAAACAGACACACCAAATACCATTTCACAAATCTTTGtcagtgcattttttttgccACCTAATTgtctggagatatgaaaaatggcttctgaataacttctgaatggtttataaaataacttctgaatggtttatAGAAAATTATAAAAGGGTTTTCTTCTTAGTTTTGGGAGATCATGCCGAGTAGAATTATATCCAATCTTCCCATGTCACCCATTTTTTTGCATCTGCCCATTTTCCAATGTTAGCCATTTTTGGCATTAGCGTTGGGAGTTTTGACGAAAAAttctgtattttatgaatgcattagcATATTGTTATAAAACTTGTTATGTGTCTTTGGCACCATGCCTGGACAGCActcaaaaagttaaaaaaaaaatgcatttgattAAATTAGCCTATTGTGATCTtaatagattccttgggtcatgccaaGAACATTGATACCAATTTTGCAATATTTGGTCAGTCTgccatttagattttttttttgttcaaaacctactttaacaaactctttCTTGaccatttttatgattttcaccaaaattacatctgtaattacacCGTTGTTCCATCCTTTACACGTTAACTCAGCCTCAAACCAAACCATAGTACCagacctgtccctaaccttatcAATATCCCATCTCAAAAGCAGCAAAAGTTATtcgcaatacaatatgaacccaatatgtgaactgtacttattttttgatataagtacatagtagttaaggccacctaatataaagtgggccACCATGTTATAggctatgtttaaaagttatgtatgtaaaatgttataggtttaaatattatttaatgctgTAATTGCTATGAAAGCATGTCCCCTatgatatgtgaatattatgaagACTTAAATCAAATTTATGCTTTAATACTAGACTAATCATTGCAGGTTTCATCAGTCCAGTTTGTGACTTGCTAAAACGTCtgagtttagcttcaaagggcgTCTTCAATGACGGTATTCTATAAAAATGAAGGCATGAAACTCTAAtgggcaggctaataggtcctttaactcaacttgttcgtaatcacatcattatctatatgACACaaatgattggttcctgctgtatcagtagccaatgagctgcATGCTCAATCTTTAAATACATgagtagcatttgccttagcagtgcagcgtgctttcagaaaccctccaccttccccagctccacctgtataggtCTGCTACGGGTAATcagtagcagcaataataacagcagcagcagtgtagAAGATcgattccgccaagaccaaacatacaacattgtcatacccattaccatgccaaacgctccaagagttgtcatgacagaactatattttttgcattccgattctgACATCCAAATTTCTcctattctgtggattttgcacattttcctccactTGTTACCGCTATTATTCTGCCACCACTATTTGCACGCTGCTACAAGTGATGTAACTGTGACGACTGCTCCAAATGGGTCTATAGCTTCACATGTGGCATTTGTGAGTGTTGTTTTTTCATTAGAGATGGCGAGATCCTTATGTGGttctgcaagaaaaaaaatcagcttttcttgtttgcttatttattatttcagttGGTTCACTTTTGTTATTTCTTTTTATCTGAATGTGCtggcatattttttttccagttttttatttttatttttttctatttttgacAGATCGCGCAAGTTATTCATCACGTTCAAGATTAAGTAAGTGAATCAAAAAGGTCATTTCACAAACTTCTGTCAGGGCTTCAACATTGTGATGTACAACATCATTTATCATTCAGAGATTACTaaacaaatgtttcatttttctcAAATCATAATTGTGTTTACACCTTATTTTCAGTCTGTTActgttcatttttgttctgaATCAAGAGAAACAAAGTCATTTTGAAGAACACATTCCCCcgctttcacagacaaggcttaagctagtcccagaataaaatgcatgtttgagctgttgtaACTGAAAGAAAATTTAGatctaaggcatgtttataaaaggtacttaaagggttagttcacccaaaaattaaaattctgtcatttattactcaccctcatgttgttccacacctgtaagaccttcgttcatcttcggaacacaaattaagacatttttgttgaaatccgatggctcagtgaggcctccatagccagcaatgacatttcctctctcaagatccattaatgtactaaaaacatatttaaatcagttcatgtgagtacagtggttcaatattaatattataaagcgacgagaatatttttggtgcgccaaaaaaacaaaataacgacttatatagtgatggccgatttcaaaacactgcttcatgaagattcggagcgttatgaatcagtgtgttgaatcaTAATTCGGAtcatgtgtcaaactgccaactgctgaaatcacgtgacagcagattcgacacactgattcatctgtgctctgatgcttcctgaagcagtgttttgaaatcggccaccaaaaatattctcgtcgctttataatattaatattgaagcactgtactcacatgaactgatttaaacatgtttttagtacctttatggatcttgagagaggaaatgtcattgctccctatgaaggcctcactgagccatcgtatttcaactaaaatatcttaatttgtgttccgaagatcagcgaaggtcttacgggtgtagaacggcatgagggtgagtaataaatgacattattttcatttttgggtgaactaaccctttaaatgtcttAACTGAACTAAGGACTTatatcctggcttagtctaagcctgGTCTGTGAAACCAGGACTTAGATTGTATATGGAAAAATATTTCTTCAGATTTACTGTAGACACATgaattctctttttttctgtcttttccATTTGATCAGGAACATATGAGCCTACCAGATAGTAAGACTATGAATCCACGCTGATTGACATGTTTTTGtgatatgtgtgtttgtgtgtatattttatttcaaattctaTGTGTAAGTCTTGCTGTGGTTAATGATTGTTGTTGTCAGTTGCAGAGATCCTATTCTGGCGTCACATCAAGCAAGTTCTCTAGACAAACAAAGGGGTAAACTAACACACACATTAGAATTTAATGGGAattttccatagacataatgatttttatactgtacaaactgtattttctatcccctaacCTTAAACCTgtccatcacagaaaacttcctgcatttttaaataacttaatttagtatgatttacaatctgttttcctcatgaggacccaaaaaaaaaaaaaagaaagaaaaagttactacttaaaataaaaaatggtattACTAGAACATTTGGTCCTCTTTATGTAGGGTTTACCaggatcacacacacactaacagcTAAATAATACATGTTGAATGTGAGTAGCATCTATTTATCAgcaaattaaaacattattttcaccCTTTTTTCCAAATTTGTCTAAAAGCAGCTTTTTTCAAATTGTTTCCACATGTCTCAACTTTTGGTAATATAATTAAATGAGTTAAAGAAcagataaaaacaaacaaagaaacaaaaaaaaaatcacagctgTAATAACCTTCAGTTCATTCATCACACTGGAAAAAGAATTaaacattgcattgtgggatacaatATTGCATGTGTGCTCTGTTGTATTGAATATTTTGATTAATGTAATAGGTCATATGGGTAATTCACACATAAAAATGTGCTTAAATATTCTATATTGCAATAATAGTAAGAATGTTATGCTAGTATGTCATTCCCAATGTCCACTATAGAGGTCAAAACAACCAACAAGGACAGAGAgacaataaaacacaacaataaaagacattacactaaaaaatgtattattaataaagAACCAGAACACTAAAGCACTGTCATGGGTCAGTTATGTCAAAAGCATGAAGACAAAAGAGGACAGTTATAATAATATCTAAAGACAAAACTCAAACGGGAAACTCACACTAACACAACTTATCTAACTGCAGACCTGTTAGTTCAGCTGGTTTCTCTCCAGAAGGCGTCAGGCTGCTGGGAGCTGGACGCCACACTGGCTGATGTGTTTGGGAAGATGGAGGAtgaactgaccaatcagaaaccAGCACAGGTGAGAGATGTGATGAAATAATAAGACAGCGATGATTGTGTCCAGTGTCCAGTAACAAATGCAGTGGATGATGGTTTGTACACAGGTGGATGGGTCAGTATGGGCCACTCTCCTGGCTCTGATCTGGTTATACGGCTGTAAAATAGAGCAGCAGGTCGAGTGGCAGTTTGTGGCCATGAAGGCAGCGTCATGGATCGGCTCTCAGAAAGGTGGGATCTCCATTCCAGAACACATTCATTCAGATATCTTCAGTTCTGTGACACACACTGATgatttgaatgtgtgtgtgtttcagtgggCGATCTGTctcggtgtgtgtgtgagggtaaTGTCCTGCTCGGATGTCATGTGACCAAAGAGGCTCTGGGAATCTGAAGACATCAGTGTTTCTACTTCAGAAGACAAAAGATctgttgttgtttcattttctgTAACTGAACTCTGcttcatgttttattaacatttagaCCATATTATAAGCGTAACAAATTCTTGTTTTGAGTCACTCTGacccaaaaacacattttgagtTTTGTCATATGACGTATTTTTGTAGACCAAAACCCTGAAGAAAGTGGGTTTTTGGCTAAATGCCGAACTGGTAAACTCATCTACTCACTAGTCCACTTTCACAGCGTTGTTGTCTTTATAATCACATTATCATATGTAATTATAATTGTAACTTGAATTTTTAGgagaaatgtttttaaacaaagacTGGACGAGTTGTCAGAAGTTTAGTGATGGTAACGTTGAAGTCACATGACCATGGTGCCTACCtttagcttttttttcttttgtcgaTTATATTTACACTTTAAGATTCATAAAGTTGTGAAGATTATCACAATGAACAAAACATGTAAGAATCATAAGCTTTTGTTAgtcacagaccttattttctgcaataattcAAAAGCCAAAagaaaaatcctattgggtttttgaGGAGGAATCAGTGTGATGCTAACTACCAGGGGCCAGTTGAATAAACAGCCATTatgttaagactgtgtcttaagaactagtttgaccaacGAACAGTTAGTTAGGGgtaatcagtcttacttttcgTTATTAAATTAGACCAATCTAAGTTTTTAtataactgatttaaaaaagttatgaacagtcttaaagaaaaaaaattgatgaCTCGCTTGTAAGACTAGACTTAGaagtttatgcaaccggccccaggttggcctacaaaaatatgtcattacTGCAGCACTCTATTGCAGGATTTTACTATGTGCCCAATTTTGAATCCCTGACAAATTTTAAACCCACTGCCTGGTTgcctaaccccacccctaattCTAACTCCACCCCCTAATCCTAAACCTGCCAAGGGGTTTATAAATTAACCCTAACTACtaagggtatgcacgtgacgtcaccgtcgaccgttacgactgcggttacgccgctgagtggcaaaaggctgagcggcagcattggctttcagcgtgaatgtggcgaaaaacacacaaaacacatccaaaacggaaaagagctttgcgactgactgtataaatagctttgacacaaaacctgaggtatatatttaaaaacttgcCCATCCaacaaattgttggattttgaggtaaaatcataccgtatatattgtattgttatatattatgttgacaactcattaattaaatatttaccatcttatattctgcataattgggtgtttttaaataaacaacactgacaaaaactatactataaaactatatatgttttagggctggacaatatgacgatataacattgatataagtggttacgcggatttaaacctactatattgtagttatataaagcgttcacaggcagatttgctttatgtatttccccgccgtcaaatcaggcacatataaatatcaggactcctggctgcatgtcaatatccatggattaggtttatttgacaagttgtaaggaacacttttgagcccaacctttagtgtaattcgttagttttactcacgttttcgcagtttcccctattaaatccagtcacgcaacAGGTTCTTttaccactcagtccagctgagggaacgcgttttcggcgggaaagtgacgtcgatgcataccctctatactgGGGATTTAGGGGGGTAATAATCTGTCGGGTGTCAGAATTTGGCAAAGCAGGTGTACCATATTCTGAAATATTCGGTGGCATACGTGAATATTCATGAGATTCCTGTTTCGTGTTAAAACGACTCCGGATCACAGAAACTGTTTTCAACCAAAGTAATTTTATGTTTCAGCATCGAATGAAGTTAAGCTTCGAATTCAATTGTTTATCTGTGCACAAAATGCTATAAATTGTCATGTTAACGATTGCGGTCATAGATTAGCCTAAATGAGCCTACTGCTTTTAAGTATTTTGTTATATTCTTCTGTTTTGCCTTTAAaagtatgttgtttgattacgtTTCCTAAATGTATAGGCTTGTATATGGTGGCATAGGCCTAATAAAAAATTGTGTAAAGACCAAAATCTTGCTCACTGCATTAAAAGAGTATGGTGAGAAATAAAGAATAATATAAACACCCTTAAGTAAGCtgttaataactttttaacTTCTTCAAATAAGGTATTTCATGGACAAAAGGTGTCCAGGGTTCCACATGACAGGACCTCAACCTGCAATCAGATGGTATTTCATGGGTATATAGATGCTGTTTGCAATGGATGTAGCTGTTATAAGTCTATACAGTACATTTAATGAACTATATTACATTATGTTCCTGAAATCCACTCTGAATCCTTTGCTGGGATCAGGATAGTCTACCCCAATCCAACTAAAAGGTTTTGAACAGCTCTTTATAATATTCTTTAATCAAACCTTCCCCTCAGTTTATGCGTGCACGTCGCTTCTGAGCATGTTCATGAGGCATGATATCAGTATCCTCTATTCTTGGACTTCTGATCAACGCCGCGGGGATTCAGCGACTTCGGGAAATCATCCGACCCAAAAAAGATCCCACCCCTTCCCTATATATTTGGCCGCATTAGAAACGTTCAAAAACAAGGACTTACTGATTAAATAAGTCGGTCTGTGAAGATTTAAAGCTGATTTAAAGGCAGTAGCTTCGGTGTTTTAGTTTCACTTTCGATTTGAAGTAATCGTCATTTCGTCTAACGGAGCGTCAGAATGGTGAACTGCGGTCTTATGACTGAGAAAAATGAGCCAGGTATGAATTATTTGATTACTGTTACTGTTACGTGtttcttaaattaaattaaaacgtTTTTAATATGCGGGCGAGCTGAGATTTTTAATTCAGGGAATATACTATTTCAGTATTTAACCGAATTTAGTATTTTTCTCTCGGGCTAAGAAAAGCAGTTTTCAACGGACaaatggggcatgttgtcacatacTCCGTTCTCCTCTTTCATTATTGATGATTATGATGAAGTCCTTACATCCTCTATCTGTCAAAGAGCAGTATTTGAAATTgttgaatatgtttttatgttgtgatttaagtttatttgtgatctgtaatgttgttgttggttTGTGTGACTCAGTGCCTCTGAAGAGCATCTCAGTGGAGGTTCGGGTTCAGGATCATGTAGCCACAGTCTCCTCCACTCTGCAGTATGTGAATGAGGAAGAGCGCCCCCTGGAGGCCTTGTTCGTCTTCCCTCTGCCTGCTGATGCTGCTGTCTGCCACTTCAGTGCCAAGATCGGAGAGCAGGAGATTGTGGCAGAGGTGCAAGAAAGAGAAACCGTGAGTCCAAATATAAGTCCGCTGGAAGcttatttgcatatatttttaCTGTGCACCATATAACAAAATTGTGTCTCACAGGCGAGGGATCAGTATGATGACGCTGTGAGTTCGGGTCAGCAGGCGTTTCTGTTGGAAGAGAGCAAAGAGAGTCCTGATGTGTTCAGACTGAGTGTCGGGTGTCTGTCGCCGGGTCAGAAGGCTGCCGTCACCATCATCTACGTCACCGAGCTCGCTGTGCAGGCCGACCACTCGCTGCGCTTCTGTCTGCCGGCTGTACTCAACCCCCGATACACACCAGCAGGTACTACAGCAGCTGCTGACACACACTTTATTAGTGGAGAGAAGCTGATTCTAACacattctgtgtgtgtgtgtgtgtgtgtgtgtgtcaggttcAGCTGCTGGTATAGTCTCAGAGATTTCATCAGGATGTGGATCTGTTCCCTACACGCTGACTCTCAGTGTCCATGTGAGCTCTCCAAAGCCCATCTCCAAACTAGAGTCCAGCTGCACTCTGGATCCTCTAGTGTTCCTCCACTCTGATCACACTCAGGCGACGGTACTGTGTGTCTTCatgtgtttatctggatgtgtGAGCACAGCAGTTTGatgcatgtgtttttatgtgtgtaggTGAATCTGAGTCCTGGTCACATGTTTGATAGGGACGTTGAGCTGTTTGTGTTCTATCAGGATACCCATCAGCCCTCTGCTATAGTGGAGGCAGGAGTGACCACTGCCCCATCAGGTATGACCTGCAGCTCACTGGGATTATGGGATTGAGTGATCAAGCTGTCACTgactctctctctgtttcaggCTCTCTGATGAGGCATCCAGTAGTCATGATAAGTTTGTACCCAGAGTTCCCAGAAGAAATTACTCAAGGAGAGTTTATTTTTGTGATGGACAGATCAGGCAGTATGGGCTACACACGGATAGAAAGTGCAAAGGTAACAATTAAGATTCAAAACAGAATTTGTTTAGGTCAGAATATGGATTTATAATGGGTTTTGAATATGTATTGGAAATGgattgtattgtgaaaagtgtaCCAAAGACTTGTGTACACAGGCTATGTTCAGACTGCaggcaaatacatttttttctcaaatcagatcagacaggcagacagactgTCAAACATCATATCTGCATGGGTTGCTAGGCGATGGTAATGATGTAGGCTAATCCAAGTAATATGTCCCAAGGCTTTTAAAACGGATGCAGGAAAACTGGAGGTGCATCATCTCACTCTCCAAATAAGCACCCTGTCGAGTCACGTGCAGAACACCTCTGTAGCACAAAAAAAACTCAGTGTTTTAAGAGACTGGTATATACATGTATGAATGTTTGAATACTTCTGGCATTACTGACACCGGTTTTGGCATTATCATTATGTGTTTCATTAAGAGTGATGCAAAAGATAATCTGATTTGAGCAGTCAGATCTCATCTCCAAATGTGGAGATAAAATCTGGATATGcaaataatttgatttttgcTGGCAGTCTGAACATAGCCAATAAGACGGGGAAATGTGCTTGATGAAAGTCCATTGAATCATGTTGAGTTTCATTATCTGTCCATGTCTCTCTATAGGACACTCTGCTGTTACTGTTGAAGAGTCTGCCCATGGGATGCTACTTCAATATCTATG contains:
- the LOC125247408 gene encoding von Willebrand factor A domain-containing protein 5A-like, whose amino-acid sequence is MVNCGLMTEKNEPVPLKSISVEVRVQDHVATVSSTLQYVNEEERPLEALFVFPLPADAAVCHFSAKIGEQEIVAEVQERETARDQYDDAVSSGQQAFLLEESKESPDVFRLSVGCLSPGQKAAVTIIYVTELAVQADHSLRFCLPAVLNPRYTPAGSAAGIVSEISSGCGSVPYTLTLSVHVSSPKPISKLESSCTLDPLVFLHSDHTQATVNLSPGHMFDRDVELFVFYQDTHQPSAIVEAGVTTAPSGSLMRHPVVMISLYPEFPEEITQGEFIFVMDRSGSMGYTRIESAKDTLLLLLKSLPMGCYFNIYGFGSEFESFYPQSVEYNQDTVDEALKRVKEMRSDMGGTEILEPLKHIYSQPCMPTHPRQLFIFTDGGVENTKEVLDLVKHHAHSHRCFSFGIGEGASTALITGMAREGSGHAQFITGTDRMQPKVMQSLRFALQSIVVNISVDWTLPDGITVDTLSPPINMLYQGQRSLIYAQLKGKSSGGSEGTVTVKYSLKDQPVTNQLHFCLRPTEETGLALHRLAARTLIRSLEQKERDGGSKLESIRCRIVKLSVQTGVSSVHTAFIAINKDCRQTVKGPLLQRRVPTRG